Proteins found in one Bacillus sp. (in: firmicutes) genomic segment:
- a CDS encoding PBSX family phage terminase large subunit, with protein MSVIKVTFNKHFKQVNQTRCRYRALRGSAGSGKSVNIAQDFILKLSDPKYKGANLLCVRKVNETNRNSTYAELTGAINRIYGERAEEFWEMRQSPLSLKSRVTGNEVIFRGVNDARDREKLKSINFAHGKLVWIWIEEATELQESDVDILDDRLRGILDNHNLYYQITFTFNPVSATHWIKRKYFDIVNPDVLTHHSTYLQNRFIDDAYHRRMMLRKKQDPDGYEIYGLGNWGETGGLILKNFIVKDFDISYAMFDSMHHAQDFGFNHANAILTVGVKDGDFYICDEIYVHEMDTSEIIELADRRGLNKYLMMYCDSAEPDRIQMWGNAGYYAVAVVKEPGSVQAQIDYLKQRKIYIHPNCVNTIKEIQQWSWKKDKKTGLYLDVPVEVFDDAMAALRYSTEPLRGPEMKYSNQRPTGW; from the coding sequence ATGAGTGTTATCAAAGTCACATTTAATAAGCATTTCAAACAAGTGAATCAAACTCGTTGCCGTTATCGAGCATTAAGAGGAAGTGCTGGTTCTGGAAAGTCAGTAAACATTGCGCAAGACTTTATTCTAAAACTAAGTGATCCTAAATACAAAGGTGCTAATCTTTTATGTGTTCGGAAAGTAAATGAAACGAATAGAAATAGTACCTATGCTGAATTAACTGGTGCCATTAATAGAATATACGGTGAAAGGGCAGAAGAATTTTGGGAAATGCGTCAATCGCCTTTATCACTTAAAAGCCGCGTTACTGGTAACGAGGTTATTTTTCGTGGCGTAAATGATGCAAGGGACAGAGAAAAATTAAAATCGATTAACTTTGCTCACGGAAAATTAGTTTGGATATGGATTGAAGAAGCAACGGAGCTACAAGAATCAGATGTTGATATACTGGATGACCGTTTGCGTGGTATTCTAGATAATCATAATCTTTATTACCAAATCACCTTTACTTTTAACCCGGTGTCAGCTACTCACTGGATTAAAAGAAAGTACTTTGACATCGTTAATCCTGATGTTCTAACTCACCATTCAACTTATTTACAGAATCGTTTTATTGATGATGCATACCATCGAAGGATGATGTTGAGGAAAAAGCAGGATCCAGACGGTTATGAAATTTATGGTCTAGGAAACTGGGGCGAAACGGGCGGCTTAATCCTTAAAAATTTCATTGTTAAAGATTTTGATATTTCGTATGCTATGTTTGATTCAATGCACCATGCTCAAGACTTTGGATTCAACCATGCGAATGCAATCCTCACTGTTGGTGTTAAAGATGGTGATTTTTATATTTGCGATGAAATATATGTGCATGAGATGGATACAAGTGAAATTATTGAGTTGGCTGACAGAAGAGGATTAAACAAATATTTAATGATGTATTGTGATTCAGCTGAGCCAGACAGAATACAAATGTGGGGTAATGCTGGATATTATGCAGTGGCAGTTGTAAAGGAACCGGGTAGTGTTCAAGCACAAATAGATTATTTGAAACAACGAAAAATATATATCCATCCCAATTGCGTGAATACAATTAAAGAAATTCAACAGTGGTCATGGAAAAAAGACAAAAAAACAGGTTTATATCTTGATGTTCCAGTAGAAGTATTTGATGATGCTATGGCAGCCCTAAGATATTCTACGGAGCCATTGAGGGGACCTGAAATGAAATATAGTAACCAAAGGCCTACTGGTTGGTAA
- a CDS encoding phage portal protein, with protein MTINYVNQSFPPEPFNKFIETIRYYRALYDGNHEDIFPRAQQLFDSDIRSKIQYRKHPRRYFRYGHVEPKVTLPHYVVVNFSSVVAELPADLINRSLGNISGDTEKDEQLLDYVKQIEKISKIQSKIWPAVVQHQVDGAIAYRCRWTQEKGAWFEFKPIDMYFEHEDEMGADIAWVEDRGKEKYLRVERQRLENNQLLIEQLVFLMEGEKVKEQIDSQEYAQQYDIVIPDDLVLDGVNELMCDILPNDETLLEPRGRSGLRNIDTIQDEINWTITRDSIVFEKHGKPKLAIPRKLWDTVAQTNEKFYGQRFVRNADLEVVSYDENNGATPQYITWDAQTEQSFEHVKRLIDYMLSISKTSAQAAGVNTDAGSRSAIAILYEWIQSVIKAEAIKDKFDVFIKDAFRKCIILENTLGSSQFEVKEPVIEWGDMLPKADSERDTEESTKYEKGVQSLETTIRNIHPDWSEEAIMDELEKIQDENARDSLNPTYIQPPKVNLGDE; from the coding sequence TTGACGATTAACTATGTTAATCAAAGCTTTCCACCGGAACCATTTAACAAATTCATTGAAACTATTCGTTATTATCGAGCGCTATACGATGGCAATCATGAGGATATTTTTCCACGAGCGCAACAATTATTCGATTCAGACATCAGGTCAAAAATTCAATACAGAAAGCATCCAAGACGCTATTTCCGTTATGGACATGTAGAGCCGAAAGTAACATTGCCGCATTATGTCGTAGTTAACTTTAGTTCTGTTGTGGCAGAATTGCCGGCCGACTTAATCAATCGTTCATTGGGCAACATATCCGGTGATACCGAAAAAGATGAACAGCTGCTTGATTATGTAAAGCAAATAGAAAAAATATCAAAAATACAAAGTAAAATATGGCCTGCGGTAGTGCAGCATCAAGTAGATGGTGCTATAGCTTACAGATGCAGGTGGACACAAGAAAAAGGTGCATGGTTTGAGTTCAAGCCAATCGATATGTATTTTGAGCATGAAGACGAAATGGGAGCCGATATAGCTTGGGTTGAAGACCGAGGCAAAGAAAAATATTTACGAGTCGAGCGCCAACGTTTAGAAAACAACCAATTGTTAATTGAGCAATTGGTATTTTTGATGGAAGGAGAAAAGGTCAAAGAACAAATTGACAGCCAAGAATATGCTCAACAATATGATATTGTCATTCCGGATGACCTAGTGTTAGATGGTGTAAATGAGCTAATGTGTGACATCTTGCCAAATGACGAAACGTTATTGGAGCCACGTGGCCGTTCGGGGTTGCGCAATATCGACACTATACAGGATGAAATAAACTGGACCATTACAAGAGATTCAATCGTATTCGAGAAGCATGGTAAGCCTAAATTAGCGATTCCTAGAAAACTTTGGGATACGGTTGCACAAACGAATGAAAAATTTTACGGTCAACGGTTTGTTCGTAATGCCGATTTGGAGGTGGTTTCTTATGATGAGAACAACGGGGCCACGCCACAATATATCACCTGGGACGCTCAAACAGAGCAATCATTTGAACATGTTAAAAGATTGATTGATTACATGTTATCGATTAGCAAAACATCGGCACAAGCAGCTGGTGTTAATACGGATGCTGGCAGCCGTTCGGCAATCGCTATTTTATACGAATGGATTCAGTCTGTAATAAAAGCCGAGGCCATAAAAGATAAGTTCGATGTGTTTATCAAGGATGCCTTTCGAAAATGTATCATACTAGAAAACACTTTAGGCAGCTCGCAATTCGAAGTTAAAGAGCCTGTTATTGAGTGGGGCGACATGCTGCCTAAAGCAGATTCAGAACGTGATACTGAAGAATCAACTAAGTATGAAAAGGGTGTTCAATCGCTTGAAACAACAATTCGTAACATTCACCCAGATTGGTCAGAAGAAGCTATTATGGATGAACTTGAAAAGATTCAAGATGAAAATGCTAGAGATTCTTTAAATCCGACTTATATTCAGCCACCAAAAGTAAATTTGGGTGATGAATAA
- a CDS encoding DUF4926 domain-containing protein, protein MEIKQFDVVKLKDGQEGTVLEVFKVPSVGYLVEIDGGETVTVGIEEIDKIVWNSK, encoded by the coding sequence ATGGAAATAAAACAATTTGATGTTGTTAAATTGAAGGATGGTCAAGAAGGAACAGTATTAGAAGTATTTAAAGTTCCTTCAGTAGGATATTTAGTAGAAATTGACGGAGGTGAAACAGTAACGGTAGGAATAGAAGAAATAGATAAAATAGTTTGGAATAGTAAATAA
- a CDS encoding sigma-70 family RNA polymerase sigma factor, protein MPNWADRLIQEYSDGKRKLNKLKNSLDMDLAADCDDSKIISNMIGDMDFVIEWLETGRQPGLLRGIDKKSIYQRHSLESMDIIPDIRDQLDTGENQLYLTESQKKILLNIISSFSLRERQCYILHTAQGLSMSQIADMVGLKKRTVQQYIERARKKVEQRVS, encoded by the coding sequence ATGCCAAATTGGGCTGACAGGCTTATTCAAGAATATTCTGATGGTAAAAGAAAACTAAATAAACTAAAAAATAGTTTAGATATGGATTTAGCCGCAGATTGTGATGATAGTAAGATTATCAGCAATATGATTGGCGATATGGATTTTGTTATTGAGTGGTTAGAAACAGGAAGGCAGCCAGGCTTATTAAGAGGTATTGATAAAAAGTCAATTTACCAAAGACACTCTCTTGAAAGCATGGATATTATTCCTGATATACGGGATCAACTTGATACTGGTGAAAACCAATTATATTTAACAGAATCTCAAAAAAAGATTTTACTGAATATAATATCTTCATTTTCTTTAAGAGAACGACAATGTTATATTCTTCATACAGCTCAAGGATTAAGCATGTCTCAAATAGCTGATATGGTTGGATTAAAAAAGAGAACGGTGCAGCAGTACATCGAGCGGGCAAGAAAAAAAGTAGAACAAAGAGTTTCATGA
- a CDS encoding major capsid protein E, translated as MPGLLTLEQALSGEELLVYSRNLATPNTYLHELFFPSRETSELTVDVVREGSRLPVMAQIAELGTQVEYGSREGMTGQRIEIPKIQRGRAMDEKLVRLLLQNGLRNNEVAEIRRTQLDDASYAVDGIKARKEWIAMQSIFTGGVSYSEGGVQLSVNFGYTDEQKPVLSGTDLWSDIENSDPLDDIQTWHGTFADKGIVLTRALASRQIINYLLRNKKIRIGYHGDPSGSANPPQLTKTQLDSLFESLGLPKLVAYDTQGRVENKALTNGKLSFTTLRMAPQNRFVMLPDGSLGHYLWAESTEEMMSDIQAEATDSNGIYVFRKVNEHPIRVETIGVNLAFPSFGFNDSVVSATVI; from the coding sequence ATGCCAGGATTATTAACATTAGAACAAGCTCTTTCAGGTGAAGAGTTGTTAGTTTACTCTCGAAACTTAGCAACACCAAACACTTATTTACACGAACTATTTTTCCCTTCTCGTGAAACTTCTGAATTGACAGTAGATGTTGTTCGAGAAGGTTCCCGTTTACCAGTTATGGCGCAAATTGCTGAACTTGGTACACAGGTTGAATACGGTAGCCGTGAAGGAATGACAGGTCAACGTATTGAGATTCCTAAAATTCAACGTGGACGTGCGATGGATGAAAAGTTAGTTCGTCTATTGCTTCAAAACGGATTACGAAACAATGAAGTTGCCGAAATACGCCGCACTCAATTGGACGATGCATCTTATGCTGTAGATGGTATTAAAGCTCGTAAAGAGTGGATTGCAATGCAGTCCATTTTTACAGGTGGTGTTTCTTATTCAGAGGGTGGAGTACAGCTTTCTGTTAACTTTGGTTATACGGATGAACAAAAACCTGTATTAAGTGGCACAGATTTATGGAGTGATATTGAAAACTCTGATCCATTAGACGATATTCAAACTTGGCATGGCACTTTTGCAGATAAAGGTATTGTCTTAACTCGTGCGCTTGCGTCTCGTCAAATTATCAATTACTTACTACGAAACAAAAAAATTCGTATTGGTTATCATGGAGATCCATCCGGTTCAGCTAATCCGCCACAATTAACGAAAACTCAACTAGATTCTCTATTTGAATCTCTCGGATTACCTAAACTCGTTGCCTATGATACTCAAGGGCGTGTTGAAAATAAAGCATTAACAAATGGTAAACTGTCATTTACTACACTGCGCATGGCACCGCAAAACCGTTTTGTTATGCTTCCAGATGGTTCTCTTGGTCATTATCTATGGGCGGAATCTACTGAGGAAATGATGAGCGACATCCAAGCTGAAGCGACTGATTCAAACGGAATCTATGTATTCCGTAAGGTGAATGAGCATCCTATTCGTGTGGAAACAATTGGTGTAAACCTAGCTTTTCCAAGCTTTGGATTCAATGACTCAGTTGTTTCTGCAACAGTAATTTAA
- a CDS encoding HK97 gp10 family phage protein has translation MASEMFSFSMEGIEAIISQLDRYEQEVDKRLKETLENLAEKIIADAKKLAPIDSGDLEAALIIGEVVKTIGEMYIDFGTSPEVDEYATIQHEGFRKTKDGEIVQLTPGEKIKSKSKKLPSHLSGYTPGKKYLENAIKANETLIIEELKAAIGME, from the coding sequence ATGGCTAGTGAGATGTTTAGCTTTAGTATGGAGGGCATTGAGGCAATTATTAGCCAGTTAGACAGGTATGAGCAAGAGGTTGACAAACGTCTTAAAGAAACTTTGGAAAATCTAGCTGAAAAAATTATAGCTGATGCTAAGAAACTTGCCCCAATTGATTCTGGTGACCTTGAAGCGGCATTAATTATTGGCGAAGTGGTAAAAACCATTGGGGAAATGTACATCGATTTTGGAACAAGCCCGGAAGTTGACGAATACGCTACTATCCAGCACGAGGGATTCAGAAAAACGAAAGATGGAGAAATCGTTCAACTGACTCCAGGAGAAAAAATAAAGTCCAAATCTAAAAAATTGCCTAGTCATTTATCTGGATATACTCCAGGTAAAAAGTATTTAGAAAATGCTATAAAGGCAAATGAAACACTGATTATTGAAGAGCTTAAAGCAGCCATTGGAATGGAGTGA
- a CDS encoding head decoration protein — MRLQPRELFEVQDHYEILASYEVVREVVNGITIDASVVTAVDGKKIIKKGMPMGKLANGKYGPYKADATDGRENPSILLKHTYDVTDGDHVAAGYEVAKVISERIPVTVDAALKGKMPNIVFA; from the coding sequence ATGCGTTTACAACCACGTGAATTATTTGAAGTGCAAGATCATTATGAAATTCTAGCAAGCTATGAAGTGGTTCGTGAGGTGGTCAATGGAATTACCATTGATGCTTCAGTCGTTACTGCAGTTGATGGAAAGAAAATAATTAAAAAAGGGATGCCAATGGGTAAACTTGCAAATGGCAAGTATGGACCGTATAAAGCGGATGCTACGGATGGTCGTGAAAATCCATCAATTTTATTAAAACATACTTATGATGTTACAGATGGTGACCATGTGGCAGCAGGCTATGAAGTAGCAAAGGTTATTTCTGAGCGTATTCCAGTGACTGTTGATGCAGCTCTTAAAGGAAAAATGCCTAATATTGTATTCGCATAA
- a CDS encoding minor capsid protein, translating to MTNEEKIIMAYEQASLNLLELIRSLENSPTRRRKEELFRQIERIINELTGESSVIAKSILEESYKAGSNAAISGLINQGLATDALVTSLKPIIHQQAVQAMMDETFYSILECNDNMAMDAKRRIEEVVKQANQRSLIDGVSRRQATKDAIAWLTESQIYGIITKDGRKVPAQAYMSGVIQYHQRKAHVQGALNRIKDNNIDLVYVNEVGITCEHCAVYQGRVYTISGKDNRFPKLDVEPPYHSHCVHSISAWVEEYHSDDEKSRMISKSNRPFKDNRTQSNIQAYERLQREQSRRNATRKQWMKYKARLPDDTPDLKTFASLKARKTQSYLDLQDAYRKVGEEIKKNEPHFDLITPKNSSIHSDKLVKYALNKEHPKGKDKAIAFEKALGYTVENYQDLIDNVMNNLGKYPAKYKSSSKYGESYEVLMNLTGPNSKNANVITGWLFNKETNEAKLTTIYVTNKGK from the coding sequence ATGACAAATGAAGAAAAGATTATAATGGCATACGAGCAGGCTAGTCTTAATCTCTTGGAACTTATTAGATCATTAGAAAACTCACCTACAAGAAGAAGAAAAGAGGAACTCTTTCGCCAAATCGAGCGCATTATCAATGAGTTAACAGGTGAATCATCAGTTATAGCAAAAAGTATCCTTGAGGAAAGTTACAAGGCAGGCTCAAATGCTGCAATTAGCGGACTGATTAATCAAGGGTTAGCGACAGATGCGCTTGTAACTAGCTTGAAGCCAATCATCCACCAACAAGCAGTACAAGCTATGATGGATGAAACCTTCTATTCTATCCTAGAATGCAATGACAACATGGCTATGGATGCTAAACGAAGGATTGAGGAAGTTGTTAAGCAAGCAAATCAACGTTCGCTAATTGATGGTGTATCTCGTAGGCAAGCGACAAAAGATGCAATTGCGTGGCTAACAGAAAGCCAAATTTACGGCATTATCACTAAGGATGGCAGGAAAGTGCCTGCTCAAGCTTATATGAGTGGTGTTATCCAGTATCATCAAAGAAAGGCTCATGTGCAAGGAGCACTTAACAGGATAAAGGACAACAATATTGACCTTGTGTATGTTAATGAAGTTGGCATTACATGTGAGCATTGTGCAGTTTATCAAGGGAGAGTCTACACCATTAGCGGGAAGGATAATAGGTTTCCTAAACTTGATGTGGAACCACCTTATCATTCCCATTGCGTACATTCTATTTCTGCTTGGGTAGAAGAATATCATAGCGATGACGAAAAATCTCGTATGATTTCTAAGTCAAACCGTCCCTTTAAAGATAATAGAACACAAAGCAATATCCAGGCATACGAGAGGCTACAGCGTGAGCAATCTCGGCGCAATGCTACACGTAAACAATGGATGAAATATAAAGCTAGATTGCCAGATGATACGCCTGATTTAAAAACATTCGCTAGTTTAAAAGCAAGAAAAACGCAATCATACTTGGATTTGCAAGATGCTTATCGTAAAGTTGGTGAAGAAATAAAGAAAAATGAACCACATTTTGATTTAATAACACCTAAAAACAGTTCAATTCATTCCGATAAACTAGTAAAATATGCATTAAACAAAGAACATCCAAAAGGCAAAGACAAGGCAATAGCATTTGAAAAAGCATTAGGCTATACTGTAGAAAATTATCAAGATTTAATTGATAATGTAATGAATAATCTTGGTAAATACCCTGCGAAATATAAATCTTCTAGCAAGTATGGAGAATCATATGAGGTATTGATGAATCTAACAGGTCCTAATAGTAAAAATGCAAATGTTATTACAGGGTGGTTGTTCAACAAAGAAACAAACGAGGCTAAATTAACAACTATTTATGTGACAAATAAGGGGAAATAA
- a CDS encoding scaffolding protein: MKKIIKYIRSLIVSFWLLFANKKEENEAPSLMPLNLQFFADGGDGGSGSGDGSGDGKKFNQDDVNKIVQDRLSRAEKKAQMDLAKSLGFETIEEMQEALGKKGDPKDPPKKDEPIDVDELVDAKLKEQLKVEQEKTFKRLVNAEVKVVANELGFADWEDALALADLSDVKEDDKGNIVGVKEALEKLKEKKPHLLKQLANNNQFGANIPNNQQKKKETLENIKKMAQSRGVTQTTAHNPWA, translated from the coding sequence ATGAAAAAAATCATCAAATATATTCGTAGTTTAATAGTTTCATTCTGGCTACTCTTTGCCAATAAGAAAGAGGAAAATGAAGCACCATCATTAATGCCGTTAAATCTTCAGTTCTTTGCTGATGGCGGGGATGGAGGATCCGGGTCTGGCGATGGTTCAGGTGATGGCAAGAAATTCAATCAAGATGATGTGAATAAAATCGTCCAAGACAGATTATCAAGAGCTGAGAAAAAGGCTCAAATGGACTTAGCAAAATCACTTGGTTTTGAAACTATTGAAGAGATGCAGGAAGCTTTAGGCAAAAAAGGCGACCCAAAGGATCCACCTAAAAAGGATGAGCCTATTGATGTTGACGAGCTAGTTGATGCCAAACTAAAAGAACAATTAAAAGTAGAACAAGAAAAGACTTTTAAACGTCTTGTTAACGCCGAGGTAAAGGTAGTGGCGAATGAACTTGGATTCGCTGATTGGGAGGATGCGCTTGCCTTAGCTGATTTATCCGATGTTAAAGAGGATGATAAAGGAAATATCGTTGGGGTTAAAGAAGCCTTAGAAAAGTTAAAAGAAAAGAAACCTCATCTTTTGAAACAATTAGCAAATAACAATCAATTTGGAGCTAATATCCCTAATAATCAACAAAAGAAAAAAGAAACTCTTGAAAATATTAAAAAAATGGCTCAAAGTCGGGGCGTAACACAAACTACTGCTCACAATCCTTGGGCATAA
- a CDS encoding type II toxin-antitoxin system HicB family antitoxin, whose product MKKDRYIYPAIFDYAEDGISIEFPDLPGCLPCAVSTEEAFKNAKEAMALHLYGMELDNDSIPEPSDINKIIKNENQAVVLVEVWMPPYRSEIENKAVKKTLTIPKWLDDLAQDHNVNFSHILQDALKQYLGVSEKRPS is encoded by the coding sequence TTGAAAAAAGACCGTTATATTTATCCTGCCATTTTTGATTATGCCGAAGATGGGATTTCAATTGAATTTCCTGATTTACCGGGCTGCTTACCTTGCGCTGTTTCAACAGAAGAAGCCTTTAAAAACGCTAAGGAAGCCATGGCGTTGCATCTATATGGTATGGAATTAGATAACGACTCAATTCCTGAGCCAAGCGATATAAATAAAATAATTAAAAACGAAAATCAAGCCGTTGTATTAGTAGAAGTTTGGATGCCGCCATATCGTAGTGAAATTGAAAATAAAGCTGTAAAAAAGACATTAACAATACCTAAATGGCTTGATGATTTAGCACAAGATCATAACGTTAATTTCTCGCATATTTTACAAGACGCATTAAAACAATATCTTGGTGTTTCCGAAAAACGTCCATCATAG
- a CDS encoding ImmA/IrrE family metallo-endopeptidase produces MIPNKVIVAGVGYQVISVQEIDDDPNTMGTCLYHKSLIKLKDGLSNDKKEQTFVHELLHACFNEAGFIEQDEDVINRVGIVLYQVLKDNKLNFSTADTN; encoded by the coding sequence ATGATACCAAACAAAGTAATTGTGGCCGGTGTTGGTTATCAAGTGATAAGTGTACAAGAAATAGACGATGACCCAAATACAATGGGGACATGTCTCTATCATAAATCATTGATTAAACTTAAAGATGGTTTGTCGAATGACAAAAAAGAACAAACTTTTGTACATGAACTATTACATGCTTGTTTTAATGAAGCTGGATTTATCGAACAAGATGAAGATGTAATAAATCGTGTCGGCATTGTTTTATATCAAGTATTAAAGGATAACAAACTTAATTTTTCAACAGCAGACACCAATTAA
- a CDS encoding addiction module toxin, HicA family: MKSYSSREIIKLLEDDGWYKVHTVGDHHQFKHPTKKGKVTVTHPKKDIPIKNLKSIEKQSGIKL, from the coding sequence ATGAAGTCATATTCTTCAAGAGAAATAATTAAACTATTAGAAGATGATGGTTGGTACAAAGTCCATACTGTTGGAGACCATCACCAATTTAAACATCCGACAAAGAAAGGAAAAGTAACTGTTACCCATCCTAAGAAAGATATTCCGATTAAAAACCTTAAAAGTATTGAAAAGCAATCAGGGATTAAGCTTTAA
- a CDS encoding type II toxin-antitoxin system HicB family antitoxin — MEIDYPIVLKSIPKDAGGGWVAEHPDLNGCIADGSSKKEALENLEYAKEIWIETALNRKIQIPLPKCEKTEDFSGKLTLRLPKNMHRNLSNQAKEEGVSLNQYILYLLSFNYGQHELLTIIKKSLNELAPTININMESHKRVRKASKDLEDVLSEQWSGVNTHNRWNPKSLGKEMWGVINNE; from the coding sequence ATGGAAATCGATTATCCAATTGTTTTGAAATCTATACCTAAAGATGCTGGTGGTGGTTGGGTTGCGGAACATCCAGATTTAAATGGATGCATAGCAGATGGTTCGTCAAAAAAAGAAGCGTTAGAAAACCTTGAATATGCTAAAGAGATTTGGATTGAGACCGCATTGAATAGAAAAATTCAAATACCATTACCAAAATGCGAGAAAACTGAAGATTTTAGTGGGAAACTGACTTTAAGACTTCCGAAAAATATGCATCGTAATCTCTCTAATCAAGCCAAAGAAGAAGGTGTTAGTTTAAACCAATACATATTATACTTACTTTCTTTTAATTATGGACAACATGAACTTTTAACTATTATTAAAAAGTCACTTAATGAGTTAGCGCCTACAATTAACATTAATATGGAAAGCCATAAAAGAGTAAGGAAGGCATCTAAAGATTTAGAAGATGTTTTAAGTGAACAATGGTCTGGAGTTAATACGCATAATAGATGGAACCCAAAAAGTCTTGGAAAAGAAATGTGGGGTGTCATAAATAATGAGTAA